The sequence ggttgcaacctcgcatgccgcatcgcgttttaaatttacatggagattagtatgggaaaacgtacttttttacatttttactcttagcggcttcaatttatcatcaatcacgtgactcaatacgttagcatctagtctggaagatgctgaaagactttgccgaagaaggtacgtaacTGAAAggtgtacaaaaaatgttattacgtttcgaaaattgattgtgtaaaccatatgcaagaaatcaatgtttctgccagcactacccgacaacctatggttatcgaagggcaaaactcatcttccttctcgtcggatttttttctttgtgaaatgattccggatagctcccattagctctaaagacctataagatcaattattttgtaataacactcagttaaattattggtctacgtagtacggcagtgctggcagaataaactattttttgcatatggtttgaacactcaatgttctaagcgttataacttttttcgtggacgttccagcaacgtgccttcttcagcaaagtttttcggcatcctttgggttatactttaacgcaatgtgccacttggtttacgatgaactgaagcctctagtagtagaaatgcaaaaatatacgttctcccatactaatttccatacaaacttcaaacgcgatgcggaaagcgaggaagcaaccaatcggtcccaaattctgcacagttgttcaggacccagaatggcttcgaaaaaccattgatttgaaaaaaaagacccagacgccccactctaatgcatatgtacaacatatgatacaccgaaggggcggttaccctccaataccttttccgaactaaatctatcacatgtcaATCTTGTCGAAGGCAGCTTAAAGGTCAGTGTAGATGACGTCGACTTGTTTATTCTGTTCCATCCCTGTAACGCAAGTACTGGTGAAGTCCAGCAGGTTTGTCACAACAGACCTTCCAGGAAAGAAGCCATGCTGATCTGTCGAAATGTAATTTCTCTGAAGATGACCTGGTGTAGTATAATTTCGAACAGTTTCGACGTCGCAGATAAGCTTGTGATGCCTCGGTAATTCTTCACCGAGTTCTTTACATCCCGGCGGTCTCCAGCTTTGAACATGTAGGGGGAACATGCTTCCAAATGGCGGGAAATTTGCCTTGATGAAaggatcggttgaaaattgccgCAAGATGTTTGGCTAAGGCTGCAGAACATTTGCAAAACAGAACGGCGGGTATGCCATCAGCTCCAGGGGATAAAGAACTCTTTAGTTGCCTTGATGCTGCGATGACCATATCCTCTGTTACTTCAAACGTTGTTAAACTTATGAAGTCTAAAGGCACATCACCGGATGCATTCTCAGCTTCACTATCGCTTGCTTCATCGTCTTCGAAAACTGACGCGAAGTGTTCCGCAAATAGTTCACTTGCCTCTGCGTTGCTCGTGGCTTCCTTCTCATTGAGATACACGTTAGCCGGAATGGTTGAGGTTTTCCTTTTACCGTTTACGAAACTCCAAAAGCTCCGAGGATTTCGTCGTAAATTCATCTGAACTTTTGTTACATGTGACTTGTACAAATAGCCATTCAGCCTACAAAATGCTGTACTTGCGCGCTTAAAATTTAGTTTATTCTCTCCCGTTTTACACCTTCTTAATTTGCGTTGAGCGGAATTTCTCTCTTTTTTCAACCGGTGAAGCAACGGGGTACTCCAAGGAGGCTTCAAACGACGTCTCATGCGTGGCACATTCGACTCCAGCCAATGAGTAATGACGCCACAGAAGCGTACAGTCATTTCGTCAACATCAGTGCACTCTAATATGTCGTTCCAATCCTCACTAGAAAGGAACTGTAGGAGCATTGCGTAGTCAGTTTTCTCGTATTACATCATTGTTTGCCGATTCATCTGAATTTACTGGCGAATGATGAATAGCGGGTAGAGATAAAGATAAAGGAGGGTGATGGGAATCAATTGCCAAGAGTGGTaccccaagcaaccagaagttcagattttacttaaatttactcttaaccgaactaattggttcactatggtttacatcaagttccaagcatccttaacggaactttaaagttcacttaaagttccgttacatacaaaaaattacttaaaatgagagctgattaagccaaaatagcccttcttatccgaacttctggttgcttgggacaACTGActcttcaatttcaattatgttATCGACGTTATAGAACACAAGATCAAGCGTGCGTTCATTTTGGTGTTGCGCTGACTTAGATTGACAAAATCCATTCCGTCAAGAATAGCTACACCAGCAGCATTCAACGAGGATGTTTCTGAGATGCTGAGCACGTGAGCTACGGTTAACTATTGTAATCGAGGTTAATTATAGTCACCACAAACAAGAACACTGTCAGCTTTGTTGCATAGCTCTCTAATGGAAGCAACATGTGCTTATGGAAGCCTACATCTCGACTACGGTCCGGAGGGATATACACAACGGCCATATTGATCCTACGCCCTTTCACGCTCGCAGAAACACAAACCTGTTCAAGCATTCTTCCATGTTCGAGAGATATCAAcgaagatggaacagctgtgccgttctcaagaaacacgcaagtttgACCAGAAGCTCATGgcaaacgtgtggtgatcgaaaggtagaagcagcactacgaggaacattcaaatggcgctgagagtataggcaagtcaaggcagcggaggagatgactacgtcagttcagcggacgatggaagccaaccagcccccaccttgagggaaattaaggatgccatccaacagctaaagagcAATAAAACAGTTGGTATGGATGGTATCGGAGTTGAGCTCATCTAAGTGCGCCCGGAAAGCTGGCCACTTACCTGCACAAACTGGTTGTTAGAATCTGGGAAATGGTACCGCTACCGGAAGAGTGAAAGGAAAGTGTCATATGcctcatctacaagaaaggcgacaagctggagtgtgagaacttccgagcgatcaccatccttaatgccgcctacaaagtgatatcccagatcatcttccgtcgtctgtcaccattagtgaatgagttcgtgggaatgttatcaagccggcttcgttgacggccgctcgacaatggaTCAAATCCTCAAAAATGCCATGAATACCAGTGTGCCTTTCCGTTTTATAAGGAATAATCCAACGCTGATGGTTTATCGTAAATGTCCAAAATGGCGACTTACCTATTCGTGTGTTGCCGGAAACGATGTTGCTGCTCAACTGACGCTTGATCTTGCTTTCGCGCGTGTCGCCTTCGCGTTATGTCGACTTGACGCTGTGGCGATTCAACCAAGGTTATTGAATGGAAAGGTGCTACCATTCAGCACAATGTACACAGTCGCGTGTGGGCTATTAATAACTCTAATGCACATCACACATCTTCCCCCTTctcgaaaaaaaagtgttaaaccCGCATTTAAATAATGTATAagctttattttatcgtttgaCCTTAATGCGCAAAATTTTACTACAATTGAGATTGCTGACAGCTCACATCGGCTGGCCCAGCTGATTCCAAACTCgatgaaaataataacaaatagcCGTCAGAACAGTTAACCCAGATGGTGCAATTGTTCACGAGCCTGCATTTCCAGTCACAGGgcttaaaatttgattaattttacCAGGTGGGATGACTGAGTTGAAgtttgtttgttgttgttttcatCGAGTTCTGCGGAAGAACCCCAATGATAATAAAATGGTTACCGGTTTTTCCGTAATTTTCACACCGGGCTTAGCAACCTCTATTACGTTTCCGTGTACTATTTGTGCAGATTCATCCATATATTTTTCATGAGGTAATCTGTCTCGTGACATTTTTGACAGAGTTATGTGACGTATACACGTATATGCGACAGCCGGAGATTTAGAGGAaaacaaactaatttttttatgaaatgacACCACTTTGCTTGGTACGGCATTGTATTTTCATCAGAAATATTTATGAAACTTCGCTACCAGGATATCCGTATTGACTTATGCATGAATTGAATGTAAACAAAAGTTGTAACGctaaattcaaagaaaaaatgAACCCTTGTTTGCCTTGCTTctctttttatttaaataaaacctcaggtgaaaacaaaataaagtgCTTAAAAGTAAGTAAAAATGGTAATTCCCTCCattgaataaaaacaaatccCTCTTTTCTACAGGAAACGCAGTGTTTACTCCAGGGATAAGGAATTTCAATAGGGTATGAAAGATCAACATATGCTTTCCACAAGACTACTTATCCTAATCTGCTACAGACCGGATGTAATCCGACAAATAGTTCGGGGCATTCCTTTTCCGATTCGGTAGAGAAGTATTTGCATCGGAACTTACCAGTTCATTATTTGAAGTATTTGTTTCCTTCTTTCGCCAATGGGATACTTTCCTGGTCTGCGAAATGTGACGCTTCAGTATTTGACCTTCATCGTTGTTAAGTGTTAAGCTGCCATTCCTGTCTTCGGTTACAGTATACCTTCTTGGAGAAAACCGCGATTCCCCTTTCCCTCGCATGTTCCTCTCCACTATTACTACATCGCCTGGCTTTACTCGACTAGGTCGCGCTCCTCGTCTTTTGTCCTCTCTTTCCTTTGCTGCTAGCTTAGCATCTCGATCCCTTCTGGACAATAACTCCTCATCAATTGTAACTTTTTCAAAGTCAATCAGCGGTAGACCTCGTTTGACCTTCCGTCCTAGCATGATTTCTTCTGGTGGTAACTTTGTCACGCTATGAGTCGCAGCATTATGTGCATGGATCGCTGCGCGAAGCTCCTCGATGTAATTAGTTTTATTCGTAGCTGCATTTGTCATGGCTCGATTTATAACCTTCATATAGCTCTCCACAAGCCCGTTTTGCTGGGGAAACAACGGGGTGGAGAAGACTGCTGTGATTGATCGCTCTGTACAGTAACGCCTATATTCTTCGCCATTAAAGGGCGGTCCGTTGTCCGTTTTTATCGTCTGAGGAAATCCTTCTCTTTCGAAAACCTCTTCCAATACTCTTTTTGTGTTCTCAAAACTTGTTGTTTTGACCGGGCGAGCAATCAGATATCTCGATCGGTAATCAACGATTACAAGTATAGATACTCCATTGAATTTAACATACGGACCATTGAAATCTAACGCGATGGTCTCCCACACCGCCTTTGGGGCCATGATACGCTGCATCGGGGTGGGTTTTTCCGGTCTACCGTTTATTGCGCAAGCCGAACACGATTCCACCCACTTTTCAGTGTCAACTGCCATGTTGGGCCACCATACACGTTGGCGCAAGATGCTCTTCTGTTTGGCCGCAGAAGGGTGTCCTTGATGTGATATTTCTAGCACTCGTTGCTGTAAAGCTTCAGGAATAACAACACACCCCGTTTTCACTACCATGCCATCACGAGTAGACAAATCTTTCTCAAGAAGTTGATATTTTCGTAGTTGAGCCGgccatatctctgaatgtagagCATCAATAACAGCTTGGAGAGTGCGATCGTCTGTTGTGGCTATCTTGATTTCCTCGTCAGTAATGAATTCAACGCTGTTTGCTTCAATGCTGCAATTTCCCATGGACTCGAGTTGTCATTGAATGGTTTGTCGTTGCCAACGTACAATCGTGAAGAAGAATCTGCAATATTTTCTGATCCTCGAACATATTCAACAGAATAGCTGTAAGGACTTAGTCTTAATGCCCACCCGTCAGCACGCGTTAACGCTCTTTTAGACTCTTCTCGGGTTCGATTGAGTATAAACGAAACCCCTTGTGCATCTGTACGCAGTGTAAAATG comes from Armigeres subalbatus isolate Guangzhou_Male chromosome 2, GZ_Asu_2, whole genome shotgun sequence and encodes:
- the LOC134209328 gene encoding uncharacterized protein K02A2.6-like, giving the protein MAVDTEKWVESCSACAINGRPEKPTPMQRIMAPKAVWETIALDFNGPYVKFNGVSILVIVDYRSRYLIARPVKTTSFENTKRVLEEVFEREGFPQTIKTDNGPPFNGEEYRRYCTERSITAVFSTPLFPQQNGLVESYMKVINRAMTNAATNKTNYIEELRAAIHAHNAATHSVTKLPPEEIMLGRKVKRGLPLIDFEKVTIDEELLSRRDRDAKLAAKEREDKRRGARPSRVKPGDVVIVERNMRGKGESRFSPRRYTVTEDRNGSLTLNNDEGQILKRHISQTRKVSHWRKKETNTSNNELVSSDANTSLPNRKRNAPNYLSDYIRSVAD